The following coding sequences lie in one uncultured Fusobacterium sp. genomic window:
- a CDS encoding pitrilysin family protein gives MQKKRLILSIFLLLFISLIALGEKIENSKNLFTGKLPNGITYYIYKNKKPENRAELNLIVKAGSLFEEEQEQGIAHFMEHMAFNGTTKYEKNEMIKYLESIGLSFGGDLNAYTSFDRTVYKLNVPTDNMKSFEEGVEVLREWATEATLESEQVESEKKVIIEEWRLRQGLAQRLGDTQKKAIFSGSRYFDRFPIGLPETINGATSDILRGFYEKWYTPKNMAVAIVGDIEPKKAEDLIKKYFNFKEKTQFTQEKDYKLKDLKNSYIVFTDPEIRYSTLTITKFLDRKIINTTENFQDSIENQLLFNILNTRIINLTKESNCPIIEGAVYSYNINKYTDIFNTAVALREDKIQDGVVLINNILKSSAINGISENELELEKKNMFNYYKTIVANKDSIQHDTYIDAIVNHVVDGESFVDVDAEFEIFQKVLKNIDVKILNKKIKDIYSKEGVYFLSAPEKNTILSEKILKETIEKDRKNSKNLLTFSNNIPTLPPLNLKAGDLKKVGNDEYILSNGIKVNVKNSDFEKDRIYIKLFKREGSSINDYNEYLNSLFATNLVLDSGASTLKPNEIETFMKGKNFNISSYINDYEQGFTIMSDRENLIPALEYLNYAIREPKIDIEVFNTAILNAKESIKNRENSPKAVFGDKVATIYSGNNERRKPFTLEDLKNIKIDKSLELYREKFDNFNGYNLIIVGAFDNKELPNILKKYFASLPSEKKIITPKSLNLNIPKNIVNEKVIKGVDKKATVSLIFPYNSNYGYKERVLYSGFSRVLNIALIEDIREKIGGVYSIYSKTSLSPNNFGEDFLSISFSCDTNRVDEITKAVIKSINSLLQDIDQKKIDSVIKNYELSYDTELKENSFWVNYLYQKATVGKDYKVPTPKEYKEILTKENLINYNKKAINLNNYINVTLIPEKESL, from the coding sequence ATGCAGAAAAAAAGGTTGATTTTATCAATTTTCCTATTACTTTTTATCTCTCTTATAGCTTTAGGAGAGAAGATAGAGAATAGCAAAAATTTATTTACAGGAAAACTTCCTAATGGGATTACCTATTATATTTATAAAAATAAGAAACCTGAAAATAGAGCAGAGTTAAATTTAATTGTAAAAGCAGGTTCTCTTTTTGAAGAGGAACAAGAGCAGGGAATAGCTCATTTTATGGAGCACATGGCATTTAACGGAACTACTAAGTATGAGAAAAACGAGATGATAAAGTATTTAGAATCTATTGGACTTAGTTTTGGTGGAGATCTAAATGCTTATACCTCATTTGATAGAACTGTGTACAAATTAAATGTCCCTACTGATAATATGAAGTCTTTTGAAGAAGGTGTTGAAGTTTTAAGAGAGTGGGCTACTGAGGCTACTCTTGAATCTGAACAAGTTGAAAGTGAAAAAAAGGTTATTATAGAGGAGTGGAGATTACGTCAAGGATTAGCTCAAAGATTGGGAGATACACAAAAGAAAGCTATCTTTTCTGGTTCAAGATACTTTGATAGATTTCCTATTGGACTTCCTGAAACTATAAATGGAGCTACTTCTGATATTCTTAGAGGATTTTATGAAAAATGGTATACTCCTAAAAATATGGCTGTTGCTATTGTAGGAGATATTGAGCCTAAAAAAGCTGAAGATCTAATAAAAAAATATTTTAACTTTAAAGAAAAAACTCAATTTACTCAAGAGAAAGATTACAAACTTAAAGATCTTAAAAATTCATATATAGTTTTTACAGATCCTGAAATTAGATATTCAACTTTGACTATCACTAAATTTTTAGATAGAAAGATAATTAATACTACTGAAAATTTTCAAGATTCAATAGAGAATCAACTTCTATTTAATATTTTAAATACAAGAATTATAAATCTAACTAAAGAAAGTAACTGCCCTATTATCGAGGGAGCTGTTTATAGTTACAATATCAATAAATATACTGATATTTTTAATACTGCTGTTGCTCTTAGAGAAGATAAGATTCAAGATGGAGTCGTCCTTATAAACAATATTTTAAAATCATCGGCTATAAATGGAATCTCTGAAAATGAGTTAGAACTTGAAAAGAAAAATATGTTTAATTACTATAAAACTATTGTTGCCAATAAAGATAGTATCCAACATGATACCTATATTGATGCTATTGTAAATCATGTTGTAGATGGAGAAAGTTTTGTTGATGTTGATGCTGAATTTGAAATATTCCAAAAAGTACTAAAAAATATAGATGTTAAAATTTTAAATAAGAAAATAAAAGATATTTATAGTAAAGAAGGAGTATATTTCTTATCAGCACCTGAAAAAAACACTATTCTATCTGAGAAAATTTTAAAAGAGACTATTGAAAAAGATAGAAAAAACAGTAAAAATCTTTTAACTTTTTCAAATAATATTCCAACTCTTCCACCATTAAATTTAAAAGCTGGAGATCTAAAAAAAGTAGGCAATGATGAATACATTCTTTCAAATGGAATTAAAGTAAATGTTAAAAATAGTGATTTTGAAAAAGATAGAATATATATTAAACTTTTTAAAAGAGAGGGAAGTTCAATTAATGATTACAACGAGTATTTAAACTCTCTATTTGCTACTAATTTAGTTTTAGATTCTGGAGCAAGTACATTAAAACCAAATGAAATAGAGACATTTATGAAGGGTAAAAACTTTAATATCTCATCATATATAAATGATTATGAGCAAGGATTTACTATTATGAGTGATAGAGAAAATCTTATTCCTGCTTTAGAGTATTTAAACTATGCAATTAGAGAGCCTAAAATAGATATTGAAGTTTTCAACACAGCTATTTTAAATGCAAAGGAAAGTATTAAAAATAGAGAAAACTCTCCTAAAGCAGTTTTTGGAGATAAAGTTGCTACTATTTATAGTGGAAACAATGAAAGAAGAAAACCTTTTACTTTAGAGGATCTAAAAAATATTAAAATAGATAAATCATTAGAATTATACAGAGAAAAATTTGATAATTTCAATGGATACAATCTTATTATTGTAGGAGCTTTTGATAATAAAGAGTTGCCAAATATATTAAAAAAATATTTTGCCTCTCTTCCATCAGAAAAAAAAATCATAACTCCTAAATCTTTAAATTTGAATATTCCTAAGAATATTGTAAATGAAAAAGTTATCAAAGGGGTAGATAAAAAGGCTACTGTTTCTCTTATCTTCCCATATAATTCAAACTATGGATACAAAGAGAGAGTTTTATACAGTGGATTTTCTAGAGTTTTAAATATCGCCCTTATTGAAGATATTAGAGAGAAAATTGGTGGAGTTTACTCTATCTACTCTAAAACTTCCCTTTCTCCTAATAACTTTGGAGAAGATTTTTTAAGTATCAGCTTTAGTTGTGATACTAATAGAGTAGATGAGATTACAAAAGCAGTTATTAAATCTATAAATTCACTTTTACAAGATATTGACCAAAAGAAAATTGATAGTGTTATAAAAAATTATGAGTTATCGTATGATACTGAGCTTAAAGAAAATAGTTTCTGGGTAAACTATCTTTATCAAAAAGCTACAGTTGGAAAAGATTATAAAGTTCCTACTCCTAAAGAGTATAAAGAGATTTTAACTAAAGAAAATTTAATAAATTACAATAAAAAAGCTATAAATTTAAATAACTATATCAATGTTACTTTAATTCCTGAAAAGGAAAGTTTATAA
- a CDS encoding malic enzyme-like NAD(P)-binding protein, protein MPTVYERALELHEKNKGKLSVVSKVAVKNKDDLSLAYSPGVAEPCRKIAANKEDVYKYTSKGNLVAVITDGTAVLGLGDIGPEAALPVMEGKCVLFKEFAGVDAIPICLDTKDPEEIIRTAKLLAPGLGGINLEDISAPRCIEIETRLKEELDIPVFHDDQHGTAIVVAAGLINAFKFLGKKFSEAKVVVNGAGAAGSSIAKLIHKLGVTNLLVLDRPGILRRSEKDSYDFSKRELAELTNPDDIKGDLSVAIKDADVFVGVSVGNILTTEMVKTMNKDAIIFAMANPVPEIMPEDALAGGARIVGTGRSDYPNQINNVLVFPGLFKGALEAKSKKITEEMKLAAANGLASLLKEEELNENYIIPDAFDPRVADAVAAAVKKVAKEQGICRE, encoded by the coding sequence ATGCCAACAGTATATGAAAGAGCTTTAGAATTACATGAAAAAAATAAAGGAAAACTATCAGTAGTATCAAAAGTTGCAGTAAAAAATAAAGATGATTTAAGCTTAGCTTATTCTCCAGGGGTAGCAGAACCATGTAGAAAAATTGCTGCAAATAAAGAGGATGTTTATAAATATACTTCAAAAGGAAATTTAGTAGCAGTAATAACAGATGGAACAGCAGTATTAGGACTTGGAGATATAGGACCAGAAGCAGCATTACCAGTAATGGAAGGAAAATGTGTTCTATTTAAAGAGTTTGCAGGAGTAGATGCAATTCCAATTTGTTTAGATACTAAAGATCCAGAAGAGATTATAAGAACAGCAAAATTATTAGCTCCAGGACTTGGAGGAATAAACTTAGAAGATATATCTGCACCTAGATGTATAGAGATAGAAACAAGACTAAAAGAGGAATTGGATATTCCAGTATTCCATGATGACCAACATGGAACTGCTATAGTAGTTGCAGCTGGGCTAATAAATGCTTTTAAATTCTTAGGTAAAAAATTCTCTGAAGCAAAAGTTGTTGTAAACGGAGCAGGAGCAGCAGGAAGTTCAATAGCAAAACTTATTCATAAATTAGGAGTAACAAATCTACTTGTATTAGATAGACCAGGAATTCTTAGAAGAAGTGAGAAAGATTCTTATGATTTCTCTAAGAGAGAATTAGCAGAACTTACTAACCCAGATGATATTAAAGGGGATCTATCAGTAGCAATTAAAGATGCAGATGTTTTTGTAGGGGTATCAGTAGGAAATATTTTAACTACTGAAATGGTAAAAACTATGAATAAAGATGCAATAATATTTGCAATGGCTAATCCAGTTCCAGAGATTATGCCAGAAGATGCTTTAGCAGGTGGAGCAAGAATAGTAGGAACAGGAAGATCAGATTATCCTAACCAAATCAATAATGTTCTTGTATTCCCAGGATTATTTAAAGGGGCATTAGAAGCTAAATCTAAGAAGATAACTGAAGAGATGAAACTTGCAGCAGCAAATGGATTAGCATCACTTCTTAAAGAGGAAGAATTAAATGAAAATTATATAATTCCAGATGCTTTTGATCCTAGAGTTGCAGATGCAGTTGCAGCAGCAGTTAAAAAAGTAGCAAAGGAACAAGGAATTTGTAGAGAATAA
- a CDS encoding 5'-methylthioadenosine/adenosylhomocysteine nucleosidase, with protein sequence MKKIVVFLLSLLMGTLAFGERIALIGAMDSEIELLKKEIKNIKSEKIGEIEYFQGKLEGKDIVLLKTGVGKVNAAIGANTVIREYKVDKIIFTGVAGAIDNSLNIADIVVSEDLVQHDVDLTAFGRPAGLLPGQEKVEFKADENLKKVAYDSAVKVLGKDKVKIGRIATGDQFVASKDKVNWIGKTFNASAVEMEGAAVAQVAKTYNVPFVVLRAMSDKADGSATMVYEEFEVLAADNSAKIVKEMLKRM encoded by the coding sequence ATGAAAAAAATTGTTGTATTTTTATTAAGTTTATTGATGGGGACTTTAGCTTTTGGAGAGAGAATAGCTTTAATAGGAGCTATGGATTCAGAAATTGAACTTCTAAAAAAAGAGATAAAAAATATTAAATCAGAAAAAATTGGAGAGATTGAATATTTTCAAGGGAAATTAGAAGGTAAAGATATAGTTTTACTAAAAACAGGAGTAGGAAAAGTAAATGCAGCTATAGGAGCCAATACAGTTATTAGAGAATATAAAGTAGATAAGATAATATTTACAGGAGTTGCAGGAGCTATAGATAATTCTTTAAATATAGCTGATATAGTTGTATCTGAAGATTTAGTTCAACATGATGTGGACTTAACTGCTTTTGGTAGACCAGCAGGATTATTACCAGGACAAGAAAAAGTAGAGTTTAAAGCAGATGAAAACTTAAAAAAAGTAGCTTATGATTCAGCAGTGAAAGTTTTAGGAAAAGATAAGGTAAAAATTGGAAGAATAGCAACAGGAGATCAATTTGTAGCCTCTAAAGATAAAGTAAATTGGATAGGAAAAACTTTTAATGCTTCAGCAGTAGAGATGGAAGGGGCAGCAGTTGCTCAAGTAGCAAAAACTTATAATGTTCCTTTTGTAGTTTTAAGAGCTATGTCAGATAAAGCTGATGGAAGTGCAACAATGGTTTATGAAGAGTTTGAAGTTTTAGCAGCAGATAACTCAGCTAAGATAGTTAAAGAGATGTTAAAAAGGATGTAA
- a CDS encoding aldolase/citrate lyase family protein, with amino-acid sequence MELRRTMLFMPGNNPGMLQTAPVFGSDAVIFDLEDAVALTEKDAARVLISEALKTNKYDTVEVVVRINPLSTPYAEKDIDVIARLKPDAILLPKACPEDIKVLDEKLNAIEKEMGFEAGCIKIHPLVETTYGVETVYETIKASPRVISVLLGGEDLAADLGVKRTKASDELFYARTKVVNACKACKVDAIDTPFTDTNDYEGLMADSLKAKMLGFTGKLAINPRQIDTIHEAYSPSQAEINHALRVMAAKEEAAREGLGVFSLDGKMVDLPIINRAIHTLDIARLIGLID; translated from the coding sequence GTGGAATTAAGAAGAACAATGTTATTTATGCCAGGAAACAACCCTGGAATGCTTCAAACAGCTCCTGTTTTTGGATCAGATGCTGTTATATTTGACTTAGAAGATGCAGTTGCATTAACAGAAAAAGATGCTGCAAGAGTTTTAATAAGTGAAGCTTTAAAAACTAATAAATATGATACAGTAGAAGTTGTAGTAAGAATTAATCCTCTATCTACTCCATATGCTGAAAAAGATATAGATGTAATAGCTAGATTAAAACCAGATGCTATTCTTTTACCAAAAGCTTGTCCAGAAGATATAAAAGTATTAGATGAAAAACTAAATGCAATTGAAAAAGAGATGGGATTTGAAGCTGGATGTATAAAAATTCATCCATTAGTAGAAACTACTTATGGAGTTGAAACTGTATATGAAACAATAAAAGCAAGTCCAAGAGTAATATCTGTATTACTAGGAGGAGAAGACTTAGCTGCTGACTTAGGAGTTAAGAGAACTAAAGCATCTGATGAACTTTTCTATGCAAGAACAAAAGTTGTAAATGCTTGTAAAGCTTGTAAAGTTGATGCAATAGATACTCCATTTACAGATACAAATGACTATGAAGGATTAATGGCAGATTCATTAAAAGCTAAAATGTTAGGATTTACAGGTAAATTAGCTATAAACCCTAGACAAATAGATACTATTCATGAAGCTTATTCACCTTCACAAGCAGAGATTAATCATGCTTTAAGAGTAATGGCTGCAAAAGAAGAAGCTGCAAGAGAAGGACTAGGAGTATTCTCATTAGATGGAAAAATGGTAGACCTTCCAATAATAAACAGAGCTATTCATACATTGGATATTGCTAGACTTATTGGTCTAATAGATTAA
- a CDS encoding YaaA family protein, which yields MKIIFSPSKEMKVGEFNSPFSFSPKFKNESNEILNILKTLDKTQIEKIMKIKGELLEETYNNIVNYNSLSEIKAINLYNGIAFKKLELESYNSKELEYLNNSLIILSAMYGALNPFDNIKKYRLDMTMKISENSLYSFWSEKVTSYINDLLSQDNEKILLNLASNEYSKMINKKTFNFKMITVDFKEFKNGKYSSVSSFSKQGRGMLLNYLVKNQITNIEEIKKFNEENYSFNSELSNENTIIFSR from the coding sequence ATGAAAATAATATTCTCTCCTAGTAAAGAGATGAAAGTTGGAGAGTTTAACTCTCCGTTTTCTTTCTCACCAAAATTTAAAAATGAAAGTAATGAAATTCTAAATATCTTAAAAACTTTAGATAAAACTCAAATTGAAAAGATTATGAAGATAAAGGGTGAGCTTTTAGAGGAAACTTATAATAATATAGTAAATTATAATTCACTTTCAGAGATAAAAGCTATAAATCTGTATAATGGAATAGCTTTTAAAAAGTTAGAATTAGAAAGTTATAACTCTAAAGAATTGGAATATCTTAACAATTCACTTATTATATTATCAGCTATGTATGGAGCTCTTAATCCCTTTGATAATATTAAAAAATATAGATTAGATATGACTATGAAAATTTCAGAAAACTCTCTTTACTCTTTCTGGAGTGAAAAAGTCACTAGTTACATTAATGATCTTTTATCACAAGACAATGAGAAAATACTTTTAAACTTAGCCTCTAATGAATATTCAAAGATGATTAATAAAAAGACTTTTAATTTTAAAATGATAACTGTTGATTTTAAAGAGTTTAAAAATGGAAAATATTCATCTGTTAGTAGTTTTTCAAAACAGGGAAGAGGAATGCTGTTAAACTATTTAGTTAAAAATCAAATTACTAATATAGAAGAAATAAAAAAATTCAATGAAGAGAATTACTCTTTTAACAGTGAGTTATCTAATGAAAACACTATTATTTTCTCAAGATAA
- the citD gene encoding citrate lyase acyl carrier protein — translation MRLNKAAKCGTLESNDIFVILTPAESGIEIELESTVEKQFGAHMREVIKNKLIELGVEGVKVQAQDKGALDFTIRARIEAAVARAL, via the coding sequence ATGAGATTAAATAAAGCTGCAAAATGCGGTACTTTAGAATCAAATGATATATTTGTAATTCTTACTCCAGCTGAAAGTGGAATAGAAATTGAATTAGAAAGTACTGTTGAAAAACAATTTGGTGCTCATATGAGAGAAGTTATAAAAAATAAATTAATTGAACTAGGAGTTGAAGGGGTAAAAGTTCAAGCTCAAGATAAAGGAGCTTTAGATTTTACTATTAGAGCAAGAATAGAAGCAGCAGTTGCTAGAGCATTATAG
- the metK gene encoding methionine adenosyltransferase, whose product MKKLTYFTSEFVSPGHPDKVSDQISDAVLDACLADDPNSRVACEVFCTTGQVVVGGEITTTTYIDIQDIVRRKIDEIGYREGMGFDSNCGVLNAIHSQSPDIAMGVDIGGAGDQGIMFGGAVKETPELMPLAIVLAREILVRLTKMTRSKELAWARPDSKSQVTLAYDENGKVDHVDTVVVSVQHNPDVTQEQIREEVIEKVIKPVLESYNLDPAQVKKFHINPTGRFVIGGPHGDTGVTGRKIIVDTYGGYFRHGGGAFSGKDPSKVDRSAAYAARWVAKNVVAADLADKCEIQLSYAIGVVEPTSIKVDTFGTGKVDEYELAEAIKKVFDLTPRGIEKELELRSGKFKYQDLAAFGHIGRTDLDIPWEKCNKVEELKKALNR is encoded by the coding sequence ATGAAAAAATTAACTTATTTCACATCAGAATTTGTATCTCCTGGACACCCAGATAAAGTATCAGACCAAATTTCAGATGCTGTATTAGATGCTTGTTTAGCAGATGACCCTAATTCAAGAGTAGCATGTGAAGTATTTTGTACTACAGGACAAGTTGTTGTAGGAGGAGAAATTACAACTACAACATATATTGATATCCAAGATATCGTTAGAAGAAAAATAGATGAAATTGGATATAGAGAAGGAATGGGATTTGACTCTAACTGTGGAGTTTTGAATGCAATTCACTCACAATCTCCAGATATAGCTATGGGAGTAGATATTGGAGGAGCAGGAGACCAAGGAATAATGTTTGGAGGAGCAGTTAAAGAAACTCCAGAATTAATGCCATTAGCAATAGTTTTAGCAAGAGAAATCTTAGTAAGACTTACTAAAATGACTAGATCAAAAGAATTAGCATGGGCAAGACCAGATTCAAAATCACAAGTAACTTTAGCTTATGATGAAAATGGAAAAGTAGATCACGTTGATACAGTAGTAGTATCAGTTCAACACAATCCAGATGTAACACAAGAACAAATAAGAGAAGAAGTTATAGAAAAAGTAATTAAACCAGTACTAGAAAGCTATAACTTAGATCCAGCTCAAGTTAAAAAATTCCATATCAATCCAACTGGAAGATTTGTAATTGGAGGACCTCACGGAGATACTGGAGTTACAGGAAGAAAAATTATAGTTGACACTTATGGTGGATACTTTAGACATGGTGGAGGAGCTTTCTCTGGAAAAGACCCTTCTAAAGTTGACAGATCAGCAGCTTATGCAGCAAGATGGGTAGCTAAAAACGTTGTTGCAGCAGATTTAGCTGACAAATGTGAAATCCAATTATCTTATGCAATTGGAGTAGTTGAACCTACTTCAATAAAAGTAGATACATTTGGAACAGGAAAAGTAGATGAATATGAATTAGCAGAAGCTATTAAAAAAGTATTTGATTTAACTCCTAGAGGAATCGAAAAAGAACTTGAATTAAGAAGTGGAAAATTCAAATATCAAGATCTAGCTGCTTTTGGACATATTGGAAGAACAGATTTAGATATTCCTTGGGAAAAATGCAATAAAGTAGAAGAACTAAAAAAAGCTTTAAATAGATAG
- the citF gene encoding citrate lyase subunit alpha: MKNILGREVPDFIEGYGKVNHYNGYLANTTGVVKKNYNFKTVTPEDSKLHTDLAELMDKLPLKDGMVISFHHHLRNGDYVLNLVMEEIAKRGYKDITIAASSIFPCHKPLVEMIEKGIVTQIYAGYMSGPVAQAISEGKMQKPAVMHTHGGRARIMETGEVEVDIAFVAAPTSDEYGNINGVDGKSACGALGYAHSDVENAKLVVAITDNLVPYPNTTIEINQTLIDYVLVVDAIGDPKGIVSGTTQITKNPIGLKVADLTAKFIEQSGYLKDGMSFQTGAGGISLAVAAQVKNLMKSKNIVGSFAAGGITGYIVDMYKEGLFKALFDVQCFDLNAIKSAKENPNHIKMSASMYANANNKGSVVNKLDIVILGATEMDTNFNVNVTTGSDGVIMGGSGGHSDTAAGSKLCIIVSQLVNARISVVKDRITTVTTPGETVDVLVTERGIAINPLRKDLIEKFKNSKLPIKTIEELKEIAEAMTGKEEAIEFEDRVVAVVQYRDGSVVDVVRQIKK, from the coding sequence ATGAAAAATATTTTAGGAAGAGAAGTTCCTGATTTTATAGAAGGATATGGAAAAGTAAATCATTATAATGGATATTTAGCAAATACAACAGGAGTAGTAAAGAAAAACTATAATTTTAAAACTGTTACTCCAGAAGATAGTAAACTTCATACAGATTTAGCAGAACTTATGGATAAATTACCATTAAAAGATGGAATGGTAATATCTTTCCACCACCATCTAAGAAATGGAGACTATGTTTTAAACCTTGTAATGGAAGAGATAGCTAAAAGAGGATATAAAGATATAACAATAGCTGCAAGTTCAATTTTCCCATGTCATAAACCATTAGTAGAAATGATAGAAAAAGGAATTGTAACTCAAATATATGCAGGATATATGTCAGGACCAGTTGCTCAAGCAATTTCTGAAGGAAAGATGCAAAAACCAGCAGTAATGCATACACATGGTGGAAGAGCAAGAATAATGGAAACTGGAGAAGTTGAAGTTGATATTGCTTTTGTTGCTGCTCCAACTTCTGACGAATATGGAAACATCAATGGAGTAGATGGAAAATCTGCTTGTGGAGCTTTAGGATATGCTCATTCAGATGTAGAAAATGCAAAATTAGTAGTAGCTATTACTGACAATCTAGTTCCTTACCCTAATACTACAATTGAAATTAACCAAACTTTAATTGACTATGTATTAGTAGTAGATGCAATTGGAGATCCTAAAGGAATTGTATCAGGAACTACTCAAATAACTAAAAACCCTATTGGATTAAAAGTTGCTGATTTAACAGCTAAATTTATAGAACAATCAGGATATTTAAAAGATGGAATGAGTTTCCAAACAGGAGCAGGGGGAATATCTCTAGCAGTTGCTGCTCAAGTAAAAAATCTTATGAAATCTAAAAATATTGTAGGAAGCTTTGCAGCAGGAGGAATCACAGGATATATCGTTGATATGTACAAAGAGGGATTATTTAAAGCTCTATTTGACGTTCAATGTTTTGACTTAAATGCAATTAAATCTGCTAAAGAAAATCCTAACCATATAAAAATGTCAGCATCAATGTATGCAAATGCTAACAATAAAGGTTCTGTAGTAAATAAATTAGATATAGTTATTCTAGGAGCTACAGAAATGGATACTAACTTTAACGTAAACGTAACAACAGGATCTGATGGAGTAATTATGGGAGGATCTGGAGGACATAGTGATACAGCAGCTGGATCAAAACTATGTATCATAGTATCTCAATTAGTAAATGCAAGAATCTCTGTAGTTAAAGATAGAATCACAACAGTTACAACTCCAGGAGAAACAGTTGACGTTTTAGTTACAGAAAGAGGAATTGCAATTAACCCTCTAAGAAAAGATTTAATTGAAAAATTCAAAAACTCTAAACTACCAATTAAAACTATTGAAGAATTAAAAGAAATTGCTGAAGCTATGACTGGAAAAGAGGAAGCTATTGAGTTTGAAGATAGAGTAGTAGCAGTAGTTCAATATAGAGATGGATCAGTAGTTGATGTAGTAAGACAAATAAAAAAATAA
- a CDS encoding DUF1904 domain-containing protein, with the protein MPHLKVRGMDKKALIENSKEIIDGLTNIIKCDRNWFTIEHIDTEYIFDGKIVDGYTFVELFWFERTPEVKAMVGEFLTRMIKKINGNKDCCVIFFPLRGEDYCDNGEFF; encoded by the coding sequence ATGCCACATTTAAAAGTAAGAGGTATGGATAAAAAAGCACTTATTGAAAATAGCAAGGAGATAATTGATGGTTTAACTAACATTATCAAATGTGATAGAAACTGGTTTACTATTGAGCACATTGATACTGAGTATATTTTTGATGGAAAAATTGTTGATGGATATACTTTTGTTGAACTATTTTGGTTTGAAAGAACACCTGAAGTTAAAGCTATGGTTGGGGAATTTCTTACTAGAATGATTAAAAAAATAAATGGAAATAAAGATTGTTGTGTAATTTTCTTTCCTCTACGTGGAGAAGATTACTGTGACAATGGAGAGTTTTTCTAA